Proteins from a single region of Starkeya sp. ORNL1:
- a CDS encoding polysaccharide deacetylase family protein: protein MKGQARYLLYRLALEGLSLSGAARLAAPHTGGLGAILTLHHVRPARSGAFQPNRILEITPDFLDALLGRLAQRGIEFVSLAEARARLLAGRSERRFVCLTFDDGYRDNVAYAESILTRHKVPWTLFVATRFADHTGEMWWLALERAIASSDQISFDLGQGVELYDCRSDAAKVRCHQALYWRLRALDEVQLLASVRDLAVRYGVDMRSFARELCMGWDELKRLAADPLVTIGAHTVSHPRLAKLPEAEAETEMRRSREIIGEKLGRMPTSFAYPIGDPTSAGEREFAMARKIGFETAVTTRPGVLGPDADPLYLPRISLNGLYQKPRYVEALLSGLPFRALTAFRDARRPSASSV from the coding sequence TTGAAAGGCCAGGCGCGCTATTTGTTGTATCGCCTCGCGCTGGAAGGGCTTTCGCTTTCCGGTGCGGCGCGGCTCGCCGCCCCCCACACCGGCGGGCTCGGCGCGATCCTCACCTTGCACCATGTGCGCCCGGCGCGCAGCGGCGCCTTTCAGCCCAACCGCATCCTGGAGATCACCCCGGACTTCCTCGACGCCTTGCTCGGCAGGCTCGCCCAGCGCGGCATCGAGTTCGTCAGCCTCGCCGAGGCCCGCGCGCGGCTGCTGGCCGGCCGTTCGGAGCGGCGCTTCGTGTGCCTGACCTTTGATGACGGCTATCGCGACAATGTCGCCTATGCGGAGTCCATCCTCACCCGGCACAAAGTGCCGTGGACGCTGTTCGTCGCCACACGCTTCGCCGACCACACCGGGGAGATGTGGTGGCTCGCCCTCGAGCGGGCGATCGCCTCGTCGGATCAGATCTCGTTCGATCTCGGCCAAGGGGTCGAGCTCTATGATTGCCGGAGCGATGCGGCGAAGGTGCGCTGCCATCAGGCGCTCTATTGGCGGCTGCGGGCGCTTGACGAGGTGCAATTGCTCGCCAGCGTGCGCGATCTCGCGGTGCGCTACGGCGTCGACATGCGCAGCTTCGCCCGCGAGCTCTGCATGGGCTGGGACGAATTGAAGCGGCTGGCCGCCGATCCGCTGGTGACCATCGGCGCCCATACGGTGAGCCATCCGCGCCTCGCCAAGCTGCCGGAAGCCGAGGCCGAGACGGAGATGCGCCGCAGCCGGGAGATCATCGGCGAGAAGCTCGGGCGCATGCCGACGAGCTTCGCCTATCCGATCGGCGATCCTACCTCAGCGGGGGAGCGCGAGTTCGCCATGGCCCGCAAGATCGGCTTCGAGACCGCGGTGACGACCCGGCCGGGCGTCCTCGGGCCGGATGCCGATCCACTTTACCTGCCACGCATCTCGCTCAATGGGCTCTACCAGAAGCCGCGTTATGTCGAGGCGCTGCTGTCCGGCTTGCCGTTCCGAGCGCTCACAGCGTTTCGGGACGCACGTCGCCCTTCAGCATCCAGCGTATGA
- a CDS encoding COX15/CtaA family protein: MRPVRLWLYAIAALIVLMVVVGGATRLTESGLSITEWKPVTGMLPPLSDAAWQAEFQKYQQIPQYQILNKGMSLSEFRTIFWWEWAHRLLGRLIGFVFLLPFLFFAWRGLIGRALGWRLAGLFVLGGLQGAVGWWMVSSGLATRVDVSQYRLAIHLTLACTILVATLIVADGLRPRAGSEPECGRVRGLGIALPVLVLVQIFLGGLVAGLDAGLTFTTWPLMDGHFIPPLEQLLVQQPAWRNFFENAMTVQFDHRMVAYALWGLTLLHWLDARRFGGPAERRALLLFGLVTAQAFLGIMTLIHQVPIDIALTHQFGATIVLIAATIHAARLARRGALLEHPSRLAARAPQDEVALSRSTSS; the protein is encoded by the coding sequence ATGCGCCCGGTGCGGCTCTGGCTCTATGCGATTGCTGCGCTCATCGTGCTGATGGTGGTGGTCGGCGGCGCGACGCGCCTGACCGAATCCGGTCTCTCCATCACCGAATGGAAGCCGGTGACCGGCATGCTGCCGCCGCTGTCGGATGCCGCCTGGCAGGCCGAATTCCAGAAGTACCAGCAGATCCCGCAATATCAGATCCTAAACAAGGGCATGAGTCTCAGCGAATTCCGCACCATCTTCTGGTGGGAATGGGCACATCGGTTGCTCGGTCGCCTGATCGGCTTCGTGTTCCTACTGCCGTTCCTGTTCTTCGCGTGGCGCGGCCTGATCGGCCGCGCGCTCGGCTGGCGGCTCGCCGGCCTGTTCGTGCTCGGCGGACTGCAGGGCGCGGTCGGCTGGTGGATGGTCTCCTCAGGCCTCGCCACCCGCGTCGATGTCAGCCAGTACCGCCTCGCCATCCACCTGACGCTGGCGTGCACCATTCTTGTCGCCACGCTCATCGTTGCCGATGGATTGCGCCCGCGTGCCGGGTCCGAGCCCGAGTGCGGGCGGGTGCGCGGTCTTGGCATCGCGCTGCCGGTGCTGGTGCTGGTGCAGATCTTCCTGGGCGGGCTAGTGGCCGGCCTCGATGCCGGCCTCACCTTCACCACCTGGCCGCTGATGGACGGGCACTTCATCCCGCCGCTGGAGCAGTTGCTGGTGCAGCAGCCGGCGTGGCGGAATTTCTTCGAGAATGCGATGACCGTGCAGTTCGACCACCGCATGGTCGCCTATGCGCTGTGGGGGCTCACGCTGCTGCACTGGCTGGATGCACGGCGCTTCGGCGGGCCGGCGGAGCGGCGGGCGCTGCTGCTGTTCGGCCTTGTCACGGCGCAGGCCTTCCTCGGCATCATGACGCTGATCCACCAGGTGCCGATCGACATCGCACTGACGCACCAGTTCGGCGCGACCATCGTGCTGATCGCCGCGACCATCCACGCGGCGCGGCTGGCTCGAAGAGGGGCTCTGCTTGAGCATCCTTCGAGGCTCGCTGCGCGAGCACCTCAGGATGAGGTAGCTCTTTCAAGATCAACCTCATCCTGA
- a CDS encoding GNAT family N-acetyltransferase, with amino-acid sequence MSLTADALDMLSEAQSGAAITRVAVHDGFDAAGEAWRHLEHTGLLTPYQHRSFVETWWREIGCQQGIDPLIAVGHGPQDEPAFLWPLGWRRRGALAIAEPLGGKHANFHFGPWSDAALGAGRPALEAALVKLHRAAPQIDVLTLSNQAVEWRGRRNPFALLAGALPSPSDAYRVRLDADPEAYLRRVLSHDARKQVRAKTRKFESMPGFRVTRAEGYAETTMLLDAFLSQKAAQFAQMGVPDPFAAPGTRAFLDTLTDTSLDLYGLHVDGAPIAVFGGIGDGRRFSGMFMSYSACCHARLTPGYVLTAHVVADLCRRGYESFDLGVGEARYKTHFCNETESLVDVVIPLSITGRLYAIADREARRAKRAVKRSPLLWNALAKIRRLRAI; translated from the coding sequence ATGTCCTTGACCGCCGACGCCCTGGACATGCTGAGCGAGGCGCAGTCTGGCGCCGCCATTACCCGCGTCGCCGTGCACGACGGTTTCGACGCGGCAGGCGAGGCGTGGCGCCACCTCGAGCATACCGGCCTGCTCACGCCCTATCAGCACCGCTCATTTGTCGAGACATGGTGGCGCGAGATCGGGTGTCAGCAAGGCATTGATCCGCTCATCGCCGTCGGCCATGGTCCCCAGGACGAGCCAGCCTTTCTCTGGCCGCTCGGCTGGCGCCGGCGCGGTGCCCTCGCCATTGCCGAGCCACTCGGCGGCAAGCACGCCAATTTCCATTTCGGCCCGTGGTCCGATGCCGCGCTCGGTGCCGGCCGACCGGCTCTCGAAGCGGCACTCGTCAAGCTGCATCGCGCCGCGCCGCAGATCGACGTGTTGACGCTGTCGAACCAGGCGGTGGAATGGCGCGGCCGGCGCAACCCGTTCGCGCTGCTCGCCGGCGCCCTGCCCTCGCCGTCCGATGCCTATCGCGTCCGGCTCGATGCCGATCCCGAGGCCTATCTGCGCCGCGTGCTGAGCCACGATGCGCGCAAGCAGGTACGGGCCAAGACCCGCAAGTTCGAATCGATGCCCGGCTTCCGTGTCACACGCGCCGAAGGGTATGCCGAGACCACCATGCTGCTCGACGCCTTCCTCAGCCAGAAGGCGGCGCAGTTCGCGCAGATGGGCGTGCCCGACCCGTTCGCGGCCCCGGGCACCCGCGCTTTCCTCGACACGCTGACCGACACGTCGCTCGACCTCTACGGGCTTCATGTCGACGGCGCGCCGATCGCCGTGTTCGGCGGCATCGGCGACGGGCGCCGCTTCTCCGGCATGTTCATGTCCTACAGCGCCTGCTGCCATGCCCGACTGACGCCGGGCTATGTGCTCACCGCCCATGTCGTCGCCGACCTGTGCCGCCGCGGTTATGAGAGCTTCGACCTCGGTGTCGGCGAGGCCCGCTACAAGACGCATTTCTGCAACGAGACGGAAAGCCTGGTCGATGTGGTGATCCCGCTCAGCATTACCGGGCGGCTCTATGCCATCGCCGACCGCGAGGCCCGCCGCGCCAAGCGCGCCGTCAAGCGCTCGCCGCTGCTCTGGAACGCGCTCGCGAAGATCCGCCGGCTGCGCGCGATCTGA
- a CDS encoding DUF2842 domain-containing protein: MAGTASQSALPPRLRKLIGTVLMIILVLVWALGAMALAQGRVTELPGYLQFVAYVVLGLGWVVPAGLLIRWMLKGDVRPETL, encoded by the coding sequence ATGGCAGGGACCGCGAGCCAAAGTGCGCTGCCGCCTCGCTTGCGCAAGCTCATCGGCACGGTGCTGATGATCATTCTGGTGCTGGTCTGGGCGCTCGGCGCCATGGCACTGGCGCAGGGTCGCGTCACCGAATTGCCCGGTTATCTGCAGTTCGTGGCCTATGTCGTGCTGGGTCTCGGCTGGGTGGTGCCGGCCGGGCTGCTCATACGCTGGATGCTGAAGGGCGACGTGCGTCCCGAAACGCTGTGA